In Hamadaea flava, a genomic segment contains:
- a CDS encoding universal stress protein, which yields MSDGWPERLIEEYGPAWHPGPFERGTDGPRVIVAGVDGSSTGLRAGAYAGGLARRQRSRLVVVYVATPSVWTAMAASAAAAQEQLFDDQIQELRTQIRDRAAEFGISTTFMVRRGDAFAELRDAAVELRADMVVVGASEQAGHRFIGSVAARLVRAGRWPVTVVP from the coding sequence GTGAGCGACGGGTGGCCCGAGCGGCTGATCGAGGAGTACGGGCCGGCGTGGCATCCAGGCCCCTTCGAACGAGGCACCGACGGCCCCCGCGTCATCGTCGCCGGCGTCGACGGATCGTCGACCGGCCTGCGCGCCGGGGCGTACGCCGGTGGCCTGGCCCGCCGACAGCGATCCCGCCTGGTCGTGGTCTACGTCGCCACCCCATCGGTGTGGACGGCGATGGCCGCCAGCGCCGCCGCGGCGCAGGAGCAGTTGTTCGACGACCAGATCCAGGAACTGCGTACGCAGATCCGGGACCGGGCCGCCGAGTTCGGCATCTCCACCACGTTCATGGTCCGCCGGGGCGACGCCTTCGCCGAGTTGCGCGACGCCGCCGTCGAACTGCGCGCCGACATGGTCGTGGTCGGCGCGTCCGAGCAGGCCGGACATCGGTTCATCGGGTCGGTCGCCGCCCGGCTCGTCCGAGCTGGGCGCTGGCCGGTGACCGTCGTTCCGTAG
- a CDS encoding YqeB family protein: protein MVETRTVVATPMADRLVGAVGLPLAGAGVGWLARLAAGWIAGLPWAPFQGVFKTIDSFSEPAATLVTIAIGFAAGVVFAFTAVGEWLTVTVTPASASLARVGEPVTEIARGDVASVFADGKDLVLLGSQGQELAREKSDIKTEQLKAAFAGHGFPWLDGGDPHHEAYKLWVPGVPGLPEGADAVLAARAEAVRKSEDGDKATYRKELLRLGVIVRDEKKHQYWRLPG from the coding sequence ATGGTCGAGACCCGCACTGTCGTGGCCACGCCGATGGCCGACCGTCTCGTGGGGGCCGTCGGCCTCCCCCTCGCCGGAGCCGGAGTCGGCTGGCTCGCGAGGCTGGCCGCGGGCTGGATCGCCGGGTTGCCCTGGGCCCCGTTCCAGGGCGTGTTCAAGACGATCGACAGCTTCAGCGAGCCCGCCGCGACGCTGGTCACGATCGCGATCGGATTCGCCGCCGGTGTCGTGTTCGCGTTCACCGCCGTCGGCGAGTGGCTCACCGTGACGGTCACGCCCGCGTCGGCGTCGCTCGCCCGGGTCGGCGAACCGGTCACCGAGATCGCGCGCGGCGACGTGGCGAGCGTCTTCGCCGACGGCAAGGACCTCGTCCTGCTCGGGTCGCAGGGTCAGGAGCTGGCCCGGGAGAAGTCCGACATCAAGACCGAGCAGCTGAAGGCCGCCTTCGCTGGGCACGGCTTTCCCTGGCTCGACGGCGGCGATCCGCACCATGAGGCGTACAAGCTGTGGGTGCCTGGCGTGCCAGGTCTGCCGGAAGGCGCCGACGCGGTCCTCGCCGCGCGGGCCGAGGCAGTCCGTAAGAGCGAGGACGGCGACAAGGCGACGTACCGCAAGGAACTGCTGCGGCTCGGCGTGATCGTGCGCGACGAGAAGAAGCACCAGTACTGGCGATTGCCCGGCTGA
- a CDS encoding cysteine hydrolase family protein: MKKRALIVIDVQESFRQRPIWAASSNPEIAKQVSRLAETFRANGEQIVWVLHEEPGSGTVFDPALGFVRLFDGLAPADGEPILRKTSHNAFTTTNLQQRLVEAGIGEVVVCGIRTEQCVETTARVASDLGYAVTFVTDATATNPIEHRDAPGGRSIEEILADPRTLGVEAILARTEYALSGRFATIATVEELTGP, from the coding sequence ATGAAGAAGCGAGCACTCATCGTCATCGACGTTCAGGAGTCGTTCCGGCAGCGGCCGATCTGGGCGGCCTCCTCCAACCCGGAGATCGCCAAGCAGGTCTCCCGGTTGGCCGAAACGTTCCGGGCGAACGGCGAGCAGATCGTCTGGGTCCTGCACGAGGAGCCGGGCTCCGGCACGGTGTTCGATCCCGCGCTCGGGTTCGTGCGGCTGTTCGACGGCCTCGCCCCGGCCGATGGCGAGCCGATCCTGCGCAAGACCTCGCACAACGCGTTCACCACGACGAACCTGCAGCAGCGGCTGGTCGAGGCCGGGATCGGCGAGGTCGTCGTCTGCGGCATCCGCACCGAGCAGTGCGTCGAGACCACCGCGCGCGTCGCCTCCGACCTCGGGTACGCGGTGACCTTCGTGACCGACGCGACCGCCACCAACCCGATCGAGCACCGCGACGCCCCGGGGGGCCGGTCGATCGAGGAGATCCTGGCCGACCCCCGCACGCTCGGCGTCGAAGCGATCCTCGCCCGCACCGAGTACGCGCTGAGCGGCCGGTTCGCCACGATCGCCACCGTCGAGGAGCTGACCGGACCGTGA